The following is a genomic window from Syntrophales bacterium.
TGGACGTACTTTTCCCCTCTGCGCATCTCTCCAATGTCAAAGAACTGCTTGATTCTTTCTGCAAAAAAAGGAACCATGCCACCGCCGTGATGGGTCAAAAGCTTCAGGTTGGGGTATTTTTCCAGTATGCCGCTGAAGACGATCCGGGTCATGGCTACAGTCGTCTCATAGGGCCACCCGAAGGTGCTGAACACCTTGTACTTTGATGCGGTTTCAGTCCTGTAATCCGGGTAGTCAGGGGCCCTCATCGGGTGGATCACGATCGGCAGGTTGTACTGCGACATTTTTTCGTAAAGGGGCATGAATTCCGGAGAGTCGAGAGGTTTATCCTTGATTGGGGTATAAATCTGGATGCCCCTGAACCGAAGGTCGTTTATTGCCCTGTCCGCCTCTTTCAGGGCGGCGTCCATATCGTTCATGGGCAGAGAGGCAATGGCAGCGACGAACCTATCGGGGTATTTGAGAACCAGTTCAGCCATCGAATCATTCGCAGCCTTTGCCAGGTCTATGGCTCTCTGCGAGTCCGCAACCTCTTCAACGGACGGCCAGGCCATGGTCAATACCTGCACCAACCCTTCGTACTTGTCCATTATCCGGAATCTGTAATCCAGGTCGTAAAGAGTGGTAATGGGATCAATCTTATAGGCAACCTCATCGGGAGCTATTTTCCCGAGAAGCTCCTTGTACTTGGGTGGTACGATGTGAGCATATGCGTCGATCTTGAGCGGATATAGCTTTTTCATCTGTTTTCCCTCCTTCTGAGTTAAGATTGAATTGATAAATTCGCCTAAATTCAGGTTCTATTCTGTCATGGGCGCCAACGAGTTCTGCTGCCAATGTTTCGAATGAAACACAAAGTTCTCGATTGTAGTAAGCAAACGCTGAATTAAAACGAATATACTTTTCAAACTTGTCAAGCACACCCCCCTTCACTTCCCCGACAGCAAGAATCAGATTATTCAAGAAACGCTTTTCGAATTCTTCTACAATCCTTTTAAGAAGTTCTTCCTTGTTTTTGAAATGCCAATAAAGAGCTCCTTTAGTTAATCCCGCGGCTCGAGTGATATCATCGATAGAAGTGCCATGATAGCCCTTTTCTAAAAATAATCTCATCGACTCCTGAAGAATTTTTTCTTGCGTACTCCCATTGCCAACGTTTTTTGAGGGCATTGATTTTCTCGTTTTTTATACTGAACGGTTAGTATATCCGATAGATGGTTGATCGGCTATCACTATAAAAAAACTTTGTCAAGAAAATTTTTTATACGCCGCTTTTGGTGGTGGTGAGTATAAACAATGCGCCCCGTGAGTAACTTAATTTTTCGGAAAAAGTTGGCTTGACATATGGTTCCATCTTGGATATCAGACCCGATATGGAATATGTAACGTCGAAAGATGGCACACAAATCGCCTATGAGCGTCGCGGTGAAGGGCCTCCGTTAGTACTGGTACACGGCGCAGCCGCTGATCATTCTCGTTGGAAATCGCTCCTTCCTGCTCTGAAAAAATATTTCACAGTTTACGCTGTAGATCGCAGAGGCCGCGGGCAGAGCGGTGATGTCAGGGCCTATGCCATAGAGCGCGAATACGAAGATGTGGTTGCCGTTGTAGATTCAATTCCGGCTCCAGTGAACTTACTGGGACATTCCTATGGTGCGATATGTTCTTTGGAGGCTTCCCTCAGAACGTCCAACATTCGGAAGCTGATTTTATATGAACCTCCAATACCTATTGATCTAAAAAAGAATATTTCTGCCAGTATTATAAGCAGAATGAAGGCATGTCTGCATGTTGGAAAACGTGAAGAAGCCTTGCTGCTTTTTTTGCAAGAGATCGTCAGAATCCCGCAAAAAGAAATAGATATCCTGAGATTACTCCCCAATTGGTCTTTTAGGGTAGCCACAGCTCACACTAT
Proteins encoded in this region:
- a CDS encoding amidohydrolase yields the protein MKKLYPLKIDAYAHIVPPKYKELLGKIAPDEVAYKIDPITTLYDLDYRFRIMDKYEGLVQVLTMAWPSVEEVADSQRAIDLAKAANDSMAELVLKYPDRFVAAIASLPMNDMDAALKEADRAINDLRFRGIQIYTPIKDKPLDSPEFMPLYEKMSQYNLPIVIHPMRAPDYPDYRTETASKYKVFSTFGWPYETTVAMTRIVFSGILEKYPNLKLLTHHGGGMVPFFAERIKQFFDIGEMRRGEKYVHGLTKAPIDYYKMFYADTALYGNTSALMCAHTFFGPDRILFGIDMPLGDTELGNRNYRQTINAIEEMDISDEDRQKIYVDNARILYRLPI
- a CDS encoding alpha/beta hydrolase, producing the protein MEYVTSKDGTQIAYERRGEGPPLVLVHGAAADHSRWKSLLPALKKYFTVYAVDRRGRGQSGDVRAYAIEREYEDVVAVVDSIPAPVNLLGHSYGAICSLEASLRTSNIRKLILYEPPIPIDLKKNISASIISRMKACLHVGKREEALLLFLQEIVRIPQKEIDILRLLPNWSFRVATAHTIPREEACAKAYVLAPQRFSHMETHTLLLLGGDSPSSFKDAIEALKISVPNSRIATMHRQGHAAMETAPELFLEEVIGFLSYDNH